ATGAGCTCACCTCTTTTGATATCACGGGTTGCAAATATTCCTCTGCCATACTTTGATTTCTTCATTTCAAACATAGAATCATCACCACCATCATTAAATGAAACACTTTTTATTACTCTATGAATGAATGGGAGAATTTGTTTAAGTAATCCTATAAAAGAAGACTATTTAGGAGGAGAAGCATGACGCTAAATCATAAAACACATTGTGTAAACGAGTATGACTCATTAAAACGTGTAATCCTTTGTCAGCCCCAATATATGACCATACGTGAGGTTATCAACGAAACACAAAAGGAATTTAAGGATGAAGGGATACATATTAAACGTGCGTTGGAACAACATAGGGAGTTTGTTAGAACCTTAGAAGCCAATGGAATAGAGGTTGTTTTATTACCTTATCATAAAAAATACCCAGAGCAGGTATTTACGCGTGATATTGGCTTTACCCTTGGACAAACCATATTTGTTGCGAAAATGGCTCACGATGTTCGTATCGGGGAGGAAGATGTTTTAAAACAGTGGCTTGATGATGAAGAAATGTCTTATTACAATTTGGCTGAAGACAGGATTGAAGGTGGAGATGTAATCATAGATGGGGAGACAATTTACGTTGGTTTAAGTAACCGGACTCATCAGGAGGCCGTAGAACATTTGCAAGGTCTTCTAATCCAATACGAGGTAAAAGCCATCCCTTTTAAGGAAAAATATCTTCATTTGGATTGTGTATTTAATGTTATATCTCCCGATACTGCCCTTATTTATCGGCCAGCCTTAACAGAGGAAGATATCGGCCTTTTTTCGTCTCGCTATCAATTAATTGAGGTTTCAGAGGACGAACAATTTACACTAGGAACAAATGTATTAAGTATAGGCAATAAGAAAATTTTAAGTTTACCCATAAATAAGCAAGTGAACCAAAATCTGCGTAACCGTGGGTTCGAAGTGATAGAAGTAGATATTTCAGAAATCATTAAATCCGGTGGATCCTTTCGCTGCTGTACACTGCCCATCTTAAGAGGATAAGAAAAGGGCTGTCCGAGTCATTCGGACAGCCTTTTTCCGGAAAATCACAAGTTATATACCTTGTTGATTTCGTAATGTTTGTTCAGCCAACGCGACAAGACGTTTGGTCATTTCGCCACCGACTGAGCCGTTTGCTCGTGCGGTCGTATCAGCACCAAGTTGAACTCCAAACTCGTTGGCGATTTCTTCCTTCATTTGATTCAGAACATTGTCTGCCCCAGGAACCAATAGTTTGTTTCTAGCCATGATACATCACTCCCGACGAAGTTTTTTGAGCAATGTAGAATTGCTCGTATTTAATTTTCCCTAAATGATTACCTCAAATTCGTGTCACTAATTGGCATAATAGTTCTGGGTATAATAAGGCTGTGATTTTTCATTAAATGCGACACCGACTCCTAAGTACTCGTATTCTTGACGTAGGATATTTTCACGGTGTCCTAGTGAATTCATTAATCCTTCATGGGCAAAAATACTGCTTAATTGACCATATGCCAGGTTTTCCCCTGCAGTATGAAACGCAACAGCATCCTCTTTCATACGATCAAATGGTGATTGTCCTTGAAGATTTTTATGATCGAAATAATCATGTTCGGCCATATCAGCACTATGCTCTCGAGCCGTTTCGCGGACATGATCATCCCATGTGAGTATTGGGAGCTGGTGATTCACACGGGCTGCATTCGTTAAATCAAACATTTGATATTCGAAACCTTCTTTTAAGGTTGGCGAAGCTTCCGTGTAAAAGTCCTTTTTGTTGTCCTCCATCGTTTTGCTGATGATTTGTATCGCTGTGACCGTATTGTTTTCGTGTTTATCGTAAAAAATTGTCACATAGGCGTCATCAAGCAAAAATAAATCATTGTCACTTTCCTCTTGAAGCTGATAAATGACCATTCCCTTTTGCACTTTTGTTATCGGTTCGCCGAGAATACTACGAACACTTTCTTTTGATGAAGTACCAATTTTAATGCCATTGGTAGAAGTCAATAAATCTTGGTTGGTATATAAACCCGCTGCTTGATCATTATTATCATACATCACCATAAAAAAGTTATGGTAATTCTCATGATAAGCATGCCAATTGACCCCATACTCATTCAGCGAAGTTCGTTTTGCTATTCCCAAATTATGCTCGATGTCAGTCTTTGCATTCCCGAGCTCTATATTATGAATAGAAAAAGTTTGTTCAACAGGTGTTGTTAATTCCACCTTTTTCAGCGGTGTTTCAGGCGATTCTTCCTGAGTCAACGGCATTTCCTCTAATTGGAAACCAAGCTGTTTCAACATCTGTTGGATATCATCATATAAAACACTAATTGTTTCGGGTACTTTTAAATTTTCTTTTAACGACGATACAAAATTTGCATGGATGTCGGAATTATCGAGCTGTTTTGTGATAAATGGCCAGGAAATATATAGTAAAAATAATAAGGCAATTAATCGTAATAAACGAAACATTTTGTTTCCTCCAATTCTATTAGGAGTATAGCCAATTTCGATTAACTGTAAAATAAATTCGCCCTGAAATCAAGATAAATTTTCTTTATTATTGTAGTTGCAAAAAAATGAAAATGTCAGGCACACTAGCAAGTGCCTGACATTTGCTTTAAATTTCGAGGATAATCGGAAGAATCATCGGTTTTCTTTTGGTATGCTTGAACAAATACTGCCCGACTGATTTTTTAATATTTTGCTTCATCACGTTCCACTGGCGAATATTATCTGCTTCTAATTCAAGAATAACTTTCTTAACTAGGCGGTTAATTTCTCTAATTAAATCCTCGGATTCCTTTACATAGACAAATCCACGGGTAATCGTGTCAGGACCTTGGATAATTTTACGATCGGATTTGCTGATGGTTAACACAATGACAAGCATCCCATCTTCAGAAAGCTGTCTTCGGTCTCGTAAAACAATTTCTCCTACATCGCCAACACTAATGCCATCTACATACGTATCTCCAGCAGGAATATTTCGAGTCTGCCTTGCCACTGCATTTTCAATATCAACGACGTCACCATTTTTAATAATGAATGTATTTCCTTTTTCGACACCAACGGATTCGGCTAACTGCCTATGATGATGGAGCATTCTGTATTCCCCGTGAATTGGGATAAAATAGGTTGGCTTCATCAGAGTCAGCATCAGTTTCAGGTCTTCCTGGTAGCCATGACCGGAAACATGCATGCCGGTTGAACTGCCAGAGCCATAAATGACCTTAGCCCCAAGTTGAAATAAGTTGTCGATAATTTTAGAAACACCTTTTTCATTCCCTGGGATAGGCGACGCTGCTAAAACAACGGTGTCCCCAGGGTAAATGGTTGCATCACGATAATTTCCTGTTGATAACCGTGCCAGCGCAGCATTCGGCTCACCCTGACTTCCAGTACAGAGAATGGCAACCTTATCAGGAGGAAATTGTTCAATCTCATTCGCACTGATGAGCATACCTTCTGGCATATCTAAGTATCCGCGCTCCATTGCAACATCCACTACGTTAACCATGCTTCTTCCAAGTAAGGCAAGCTTACGGTTTGTCTTTATCGCTGCCTCAACCACCTGCTGAACACGGTTCACGTTTGACGCAAAAGTGGAAAGAATAATCTTTCCATCTGCTTTTATAAAAGCCTCTAATAAATGGTCACCTACCATTTGCTCAGATGGAGATAAACCCTTACGTTCGGCATTGGTACTTTCTGATATTAAGGCGATAACACCTTGTTCGCCGATTGCCGCCATTTTATGAATATCACTATACTGGTCATTTGAAGGTGTTAAATCAAATTTGAAGTCACCGGTATGGACGACATTCCCTTCTGGAGTGTGAAAGACAATACCTAAGCAGTCAGGGATGCTATGACTCACTTTGAAGAAAGACACACCAATTTTCCCAAATTCAAGCTTTGAATCAGAGTGAATGGTCACCAGCTCTGTATCCCGAAGAAGGCGATGCTCTTCTAACTTTAACTCAATTAATCCTAAGGTAAAACGAGTAGCATATATCGGAACTTGATTAAATCTTTTTAAAAAGAAGGGTATACCACCGATATGATCTTCATGCCCATGAGTCACGAGCATCGCCCGGATATTGTCCTGGTTTTCCTCTAAATACGTCATATCAGGGATTATTAGGTCAATACCCATCAAACTCTCGTCCGGGAATTTCCCGCCGCAATCAATAAGAATAATATCGTTCTCATACTCAATAACATACATGTTTTTACCGATTTCATTAATGCCTCCTAAGGCAAAAATAGATACTGAATTTTTACTCATTTTTCATTCATACCTCCCGATTTACACTTGCATAAGATTTAGTATCCCCTTAGAGGAGATGAGTATGATGAATGAGGGACAGTTCCTTCAAAAAAATCAATTGAAAAGATTATTTTTTATTTTGAAAAAAATGTATTGATTTTTCTAATAATAACAATTAATATATGTTTTATATTAAACCCATAGTTTTAATCGGAATTAAAAAAGTGTGAGTACGTAAGACTCAGAAAAGGGCGCAATAGACAAGTGCCCTTTCAGTAAACATTGCATATTTTATAACTATCTTAAATCCATTTTTTCAGAACTCAAGTGGATTATTTTTAGGAGTGAATGTTGACTGAAATACTCAACATTAATGGAGGAGGGATGGAATGAAGGTATCGAGCAAAGGTGAATATGCACTACGAGCCTTACTTCAGCTGGGAAACCATCAAGGAAATGTACTAGGCATTCAAGAGATCTCTGAAAAAACACTGGTTAGCATACATTATTTGGAACAAATCCTGCTTCAATTAAAAAAGCTGGGTTATGTTACGAGCAAGCGAGGTGCTAAGGGCGGTTATATGCTTCAACGAGAACCTGCAGAAATCAATATCGGGGAAGTAATTCGGGATTTGGAAGGTCCTCTGTCACCAATGAGCTGTGCATCCATTACAAAATATGAACCTTGTGCATTAGAGGGGGGATGTCAATTAAAGCCGTTGTGGTCAATGGTACGTGATACAATTGCTTTTGTTTTAGAGAGAACCACACTGGAGGATTTACTTTTAAACCGAATTACGAAGCTAGAAGGAGAGGATATCATTGTCGTCAAAAGTGCGTCTGGATCAACAAGTGATGGAAAAAATAGCTAGTTTACTAGAAGGCTTGGAATTTGGTACCGTCCAAATTACCGTTCACGATTCACAAATTACCCAAATCGACCGCTTAGAAAAGCACCGTTTGCCGCTAAAAAGCAAACAGATAACGCCATTATCAAATCAATCTAAAAGCAGGTAATAAACATTATGAATAGCTGCCGATCGGACACCCGAAGGCCCTTTAGTAACTTGTACATAGAGGTATGTACATGTGTGAACTAATGGGGCTTTTTTTATTGGAAAAAGCCTACTAAACGAATAGAGGGGTCAATAAACATGATGAAAAAAATTTGGATTACACTATTATCGCTAACGTTCCTTTTCGTGGCCGCGTGCTCGAATCAAAGTACAACCACAACTGAGAAAGATACAGAAGCTCCTGCTGTAAAAAAAGAAGTGGAATTATTAAACGTATCCTACGATCCAACAAGAGAATTTTATGAAGAATTCAACAAAAGCTTTGCTGCATATTGGGAGAAAGAAAAAGGGCAAAAAGTAACCATTAATCAATCTCATGGTGGTTCCGGTAAGCAGTCACGATCTGTTATTGACGGTTTAGAGGCCGATGTTGTCACTCTGGCACTAGCTTATGATATTGACGTTATCGCGGAAGCAGGAAAGCTTCCAGTAAATTGGCAGGAACGATTAGATAACAACAGTTCTCCATACACATCTACAATTGTCTTTCTCGTAAGAAAAGGTAACCCAAAAGGCATTAAAGACTGGGATGATCTCGTGAAAGATGGCGTATCCGTGATTACTCCAAATCCTAAAACCTCTGGCGGAGCTAGATGGAATTACCTAGCAGCCTGGGGATTTGCACTAGAGCAAAACAACGGAGACGAAGCAAAAGCAAAAGAATTTGTCACCAAACTCTTTAAAAATGTCCCTGTTTTAGATTCAGGTGCACGCGGTTCTACCACCACATTTGTGGAAAGAGGAATCGGTGATGTATTGATTGCATGGGAAAACGAAGCATTCCTAGCCTTAAATGAATTAGGCAAAGATGAATTTGAAATAGTTGTTCCATCTGTAAGTATCTTAGCGGAGCCACCAGTCACCGTTGTTGATGAAACAGCTAAGAAACATGGAACAGAAGAAGTTGCAAAAGCCTATTTAGACTATCTATATACAGAGGAAGGTCAAGAAATTGCGGCTAAAAATTATTACCGTCCGCGTTCAGAAGAAGTAGCTAAGAAGTACGAAGACCAATTCCCTAAAATAAACTTATTTACGATTGACGAAGTTTTTGGCGGCTGGAAAAATGCCCAGAAGATCCATTTCGATGATGGCGGTGTTTTTGACGAAATCTACAAACCGTAAGAATAAAGGAGAGTTTTAAGTGGCTAATAAGAGAAAGCGACATCGAGTTTTACCAGGATTTGGTCTTTCCATGGGATACACACTCATCTATCTAAGCCTAATCGTGTTGATTCCGATTGCATTCCTATTTTTAAAAGCATCGACGCTCAGCCTGGCTGATTTTTGGGAGACCGTTACCGACGACAGAGTGGTCGCTTCCTATAAATTGACGATATATACTTCTTTAATTGCAGCTTTGGTGAATGCGGTATTCGGGACACTGATTGCATGGGTATTAGTAAGATACGATTTTTATGGGAAGCGAATCATTGATGCCCTAGTAGATTTACCGTTTGCCCTTCCAACGGCGGTGGCAGGGATTGCACTTACCACCATTTATGCTCCTAATGGCTGGATCGGGCAATACTTTGAAGCCATGGGGATAAAGGTAGCTTATACACCACTCGGTATCATGGTGGCATTGACTTTTATCGGTCTTCCTTTTGTCGTACGATCCGTGCAGCCGGTATTGCAGGATTTAGACCGTCAGTATGAGGAGGCAGCTTCTACCCTTGGGGCGAGTTCGACTCAGATTTTCGTAAAAATTATCTTACCTGCCATTTTCCCCGCTATCCTAACAGGGTTTGCCCTTGCCTTTGCAAGGGCTTTGGGTGAATATGGCTCTGTTGTCTTCATATCCGGCAACATGCCGATGAAAACGGAAATTGTTCCATTGCTAATCATAACGAAATTAGAGCAATTCAATTATGCTGGTGCCGCCGCGATCGCGGTTGTGATGCTTGTATTTTCATTTGTTCTATTATTCCTAATAAATTTCTGGCAATGGAGAACAACGAAAAAGTATCAGATGAACTAGAGGAGATAAGGGAATATGATTGTTCAAGAGCTTCGAGAAAAAAATGTAAAAGCCAATTCCGAACCAGGTCTCCTAAAAAAGTGGGCATTAATCACCATTGCCTTAGGCTTTCTAGGATTATTCATACTTGTGCCTTTAATCGCTGTTTTTTCTGAGGGACTAAATAAGGGCATTGAGCTCTACTTCGCATCTTTGACAGAACGTGACGCCTTATCGGCGATTAAGCTAACGTTACTTACAGCTGCGATAACGATTCCAGTTAACACAATTTTCGGGGTGCTGGCCGCTTGGTCGATTACCAAGTTTAATTTTAGAGGTAAAAATATTTTAATTACCTTAATTGACATCCCGTTTGCAGTTTCACCAGTTATTGCTGGCCTCGTTTTTGTTCTTTTGTTTGGTTCACAGGGAGTATTGGGTCCGTTTTTAGAGGCAAATGATATCAAGATTATCTTTGCGGGGCCAGGAATCATTTTAGCAACTATTTTTGTTACGTTTCCATTTGTGGTCAGAGAACTACTCCCCATCATGGAGGAACAAGGAACAGAAGAAGAACAAGCAGCCATTACGCTTGGTGCAAGCGGCTGGCAAATGTTTTTTCGGGTGACATTGCCCAATATTAAGTGGGGCTTACTTTACGGAGTCATTCTTTGTAACGCTCGAGCAATGGGTGAATTCGGAGCGGTATCGGTGGTTTCTGGCCATATTAGAGGTCTAACGAATACCATTCCACTTCATGTTGAAATTTTGTATAACGAATATAATTTTACGGCGGCTTTTGCGGCAGCTTCCTTACTCGCGCTTCTAGCTATACTGACGTTAATTTTAAAAAGTGTTGTGGAGTGGAAAACGAAAAAACATTAAAAGAGAATCATGTGTCATTAAAATGGAGGATCGTAGAGATGGGGATTACAATCAAGGATGTATCAAAGGCGTTCGGAAACTTTCCAGCCGTCAACAATGTCAATCTAGAAATTCCGACAGGCGATTTTGTGGCTTTATTAGGTCCATCTGGTTCGGGTAAAACAACACTTCTGAGGCTGATTGCGGGGTTAGAGGGTTTAGATACGGGAGGAATCTTTTTCAATGACAAGGATTACACCTATAAGACGATAAAAGAACGGAATGTAGGGTTCGTTTTTCAAAATTATGCGCTATTTAAGCATATGACGATATTTGATAATATCGCTTTTGGATTAAAGGTAAGACCGAGGAAAACTCGTCCTTCTAAAAAAGAAATTGCCGATAAGGTAAACGAATTGTTAAAGCTCGTTCAATTAGAACAGCTGGCAAATCGCTATCCTTCTCAGCTTTCAGGGGGACAAAGGCAGCGGATTGCATTAGCAAGGGCACTTGCTGTAGAACCAGAAGTCCTGCTTCTTGACGAACCGTTTGGAGCACTCGATGCGAAGGTTCGTCAGGAATTGCGTCACTGGTTAAGGGAAATCCATCAAAAGCTTAACATTACGACGATTTTTGTCACCCACGACCAAGAAGAGGCACTGGAAATGGCTGATACTGTAGTCGTCATGAATCAAGGAAAAATAGAACAAATTGGCTCTCCGGAGGAAGTGTATCAAAAACCTGCAAACGCTTTTGTTTATAGTTTCTTAGGAAGAGTCAATGAGTTTCAGGATGCTGAGGCGTCGGAGGCGGTCAGTTATATTCGGCCCCATGAAATTGTCCTCCGTAAATTTTCCCAAGGAAACAGCATTTTGTCCGAGGTTTCACATATTCATATAATCGGTTCTACTGTAAGGATCGAATTAAGACGGCAGGATACGGGGGCTCTTTTTGAAGCCGAGTTGAGTATCGATCAGTATCAAAATATGACTCCTATAAAAAGAGGAGATATTCTTTTTGCAGAATTTAAAAATATTGTTGTATTTGATTCTAGTTCAGAAAATAAAATAACACATGAAGAAGCAAAAATTGGTATGAGAAACACATTAAAAAGCAAATTAATATAGTAGGAAAAAGTGCTAGGAAATCCTGGCACTTATTTTTATTGAGGAATCGTTATGATTGAAATATACATATATTAAGCATACATTAGAAATGAGAAGCTTTGCAAAATAACTATCGGAAGGGTTGATAAGATGAAATATAACTTTGATGAGATCGTTAATCGAAGAGGTACATTTTCTGTAAAGTGGGATGGAGGCCAACTCATAAAAAATATGGGTCTAACGGAAAGATATGATGAAGATACCATCCCGTTATTTACAGCTGACATGGATTTACCCGTTCCCCAACCGTTAATTGACGCCTTACATAAGACCGTTGATCATCGGATTTTTGGTTATTCTGTATTTCCTGATGAGTATTTTGAAGCGGTCCAGCATTGGTTTAAAAAGAGACATAATTGGGAGTTCAAGAAGGAAGAAATCGTCTACAGTCCAGGTACGGTCCACGCCTTGAATGTTGCTGTAAGGGCACTTACAAAACCAGGTGATGGAGTGATCATCCAACGGCCGGTTTATCCTCCTTTTACATCGTCTATCGAGGCTAATGGTCGAACGGTTGTAAATAATGCGCTCAAGAGTAATGAGGAAGGCTATTATTCGATTGATTTTGAAGATTTTGAAGCGAAAGCCAAAGATGAAAATACGAAAATGTTTATTTTGTGTAACCCTCATAATCCAACTGGAAGAGTGTTTACTAAGGATGAACTAAGAAAATTAGCAGATATTTGTGCGGAAAATGATGTGCTGATCATTGCGGATGAAATTCATGGCGATATTGTCCGACGTAATCAAACCTTTATTCCGATTGCAAAAGCAGCACCTGAGCATGCTGACAAGATAATCACATTTACTGCCATAAACAAGACTTTCAATGTAGCAGGACTTCATTGTACCAATGTCATTATCACGAATCCTGAGCTGAAGAAAACCTTCTTTGGCGTCATGGGCATGCATCTACCATCACCCTTTACCGTCTCAGCCCTTTTGGCCGTTTACCATGAGGGAGAGGATTGGTTAGAGCAGCTGAAAGAATATATCGACGGAACAATGGAATGGGCGGTCGAATTTTTAGCGGATAAAATGCCAAAAGTGAAGGTGAGAATACCAGAGGGAACCTACATTATGTGGATGGACTTTAGCGGCTACGGCATATCCCCTGATGAAGTTCATGACCGAATCTACAACAAAGCCAATGTCCTGTTGGAAGACGGAAAAATGTTCGGAGAAGAAGGCTTGCACTATCAAAGAATCTGTATTCCATCACCAAGACCGATGATAAAAGAAGCATTTGAGAGGATTGCTAGGGAGTTTGCTGACTTAAAATAGGTATTTGGTGGTTTAGTTGCGGATGTGCTGGGTTTAGTAGCGGATAGCGGAAAATACTTGCGGATGGTGGAAAATACTTGCGGATAGCGGAGAATACTTGCGGATAGCGGAAAATACTTGCGGATAGCGGAAAATACTTGCGGATAGCAGAAAATACTTGCGGATAGCGGAAAATACTTGCGGATAGCGGAGAATACTTGCGGATAGCGAGAAATACTGGCGGATGGCAGAAAATACTGGCGGATGGCAGAAAATACTGGCGAATGGCAGTAATACTGACGAATGGCAGAAAACACTGGCGCATAACCAGAAACACTGTCGTATAGCCAAAATATTGACGTATAGCGAAGTGCTAGCAATATGATAGCGTACATTACACAAGGTGATATCCCTTGAAAAGCACTAAGTTTCATAGGAGTGGTGATATGGAGAGCAGTATGCTTCGAACCTGCACGAACCTGATAAAGAATGCGAAAAACATTGTCGTATTAACGGGTGCAGGCATTAGTACCGAGTCAGGTATTAAGGATTTTCGTTCCCGAACGGGGATTTATCAAATGGCCCCTGAATATATACTCTCACTCGATAATTTTTATCATAATCCAGATGGATTTTATCAGTTTGCCATTGAAAATCTTTACCACCCAGAAGCACGTCCTAATCAAGGGCATGAAATCCTCGCTAAATGGGAAAATGATGGGAGGGTTAGCCATATTGTCACGCAAAATATTGATGGTCTCCATCAAAAAGCAGGTTCTAAACAGGTAATTGAATTTCATGGGACGATGAAAACTGCTTCCTGTCAAAACTGCCGTAAAACCTATACGACCGAAGAAATGATCAACAGACGAAACACAATGGAAGAATTTTATGTTTGTGACCACTGTAGTACGTCTGCGAAAAACAAAAGGTACATCAAACCTGATGTTGTCCTCTTTGGGGATACCGGTGAATGGTTTACGATGGAGGGTTTCAACGAAATTATTAACATCATCCATCAGGCGGACTGCATATTGGTATTGGGAACAAGTTTAAAGGTAACCCCATTCTCAACGTTCCCACAATATAGAAGAGAAGGCATACCTATGATTATTGTCAATAAAGGCGATACACCCTTTGACAGAAACAAAGATTCCTATGTAATCCATGACTCTATCGGAGAAACATTAACCACTATTAATAATCACATTAATCCACCTATTTCCTAGAGGTGGATTTTTTTATCTAAAAACAATTTTGATTATTTAAAAAGCTTGATATAATTTTTAAAAAAAGTAGAAACAAAGAATAGGAGAATATCAACATGTCTAAACCAATACTTGTATACAGAGGCGAATACCTTGAAAGCAGTCATGATGTACATATTGCCGTGGTAAATAATGAAGGGAAACTGCTATATTCCTATGGGAATCCCGACAGGCTGACGTTTCCACGCTCTTCGATGAAACCTTTCCAAGCTGTCCCGTTAATTGAAACGGGAGCGGC
This genomic stretch from Neobacillus niacini harbors:
- a CDS encoding sulfate ABC transporter substrate-binding protein, which produces MMKKIWITLLSLTFLFVAACSNQSTTTTEKDTEAPAVKKEVELLNVSYDPTREFYEEFNKSFAAYWEKEKGQKVTINQSHGGSGKQSRSVIDGLEADVVTLALAYDIDVIAEAGKLPVNWQERLDNNSSPYTSTIVFLVRKGNPKGIKDWDDLVKDGVSVITPNPKTSGGARWNYLAAWGFALEQNNGDEAKAKEFVTKLFKNVPVLDSGARGSTTTFVERGIGDVLIAWENEAFLALNELGKDEFEIVVPSVSILAEPPVTVVDETAKKHGTEEVAKAYLDYLYTEEGQEIAAKNYYRPRSEEVAKKYEDQFPKINLFTIDEVFGGWKNAQKIHFDDGGVFDEIYKP
- a CDS encoding alpha/beta-type small acid-soluble spore protein, which codes for MARNKLLVPGADNVLNQMKEEIANEFGVQLGADTTARANGSVGGEMTKRLVALAEQTLRNQQGI
- a CDS encoding ribonuclease J is translated as MSKNSVSIFALGGINEIGKNMYVIEYENDIILIDCGGKFPDESLMGIDLIIPDMTYLEENQDNIRAMLVTHGHEDHIGGIPFFLKRFNQVPIYATRFTLGLIELKLEEHRLLRDTELVTIHSDSKLEFGKIGVSFFKVSHSIPDCLGIVFHTPEGNVVHTGDFKFDLTPSNDQYSDIHKMAAIGEQGVIALISESTNAERKGLSPSEQMVGDHLLEAFIKADGKIILSTFASNVNRVQQVVEAAIKTNRKLALLGRSMVNVVDVAMERGYLDMPEGMLISANEIEQFPPDKVAILCTGSQGEPNAALARLSTGNYRDATIYPGDTVVLAASPIPGNEKGVSKIIDNLFQLGAKVIYGSGSSTGMHVSGHGYQEDLKLMLTLMKPTYFIPIHGEYRMLHHHRQLAESVGVEKGNTFIIKNGDVVDIENAVARQTRNIPAGDTYVDGISVGDVGEIVLRDRRQLSEDGMLVIVLTISKSDRKIIQGPDTITRGFVYVKESEDLIREINRLVKKVILELEADNIRQWNVMKQNIKKSVGQYLFKHTKRKPMILPIILEI
- a CDS encoding YezD family protein, which produces MEKIASLLEGLEFGTVQITVHDSQITQIDRLEKHRLPLKSKQITPLSNQSKSR
- a CDS encoding dimethylarginine dimethylaminohydrolase family protein, which encodes MTLNHKTHCVNEYDSLKRVILCQPQYMTIREVINETQKEFKDEGIHIKRALEQHREFVRTLEANGIEVVLLPYHKKYPEQVFTRDIGFTLGQTIFVAKMAHDVRIGEEDVLKQWLDDEEMSYYNLAEDRIEGGDVIIDGETIYVGLSNRTHQEAVEHLQGLLIQYEVKAIPFKEKYLHLDCVFNVISPDTALIYRPALTEEDIGLFSSRYQLIEVSEDEQFTLGTNVLSIGNKKILSLPINKQVNQNLRNRGFEVIEVDISEIIKSGGSFRCCTLPILRG
- the cysT gene encoding sulfate ABC transporter permease subunit CysT; translation: MANKRKRHRVLPGFGLSMGYTLIYLSLIVLIPIAFLFLKASTLSLADFWETVTDDRVVASYKLTIYTSLIAALVNAVFGTLIAWVLVRYDFYGKRIIDALVDLPFALPTAVAGIALTTIYAPNGWIGQYFEAMGIKVAYTPLGIMVALTFIGLPFVVRSVQPVLQDLDRQYEEAASTLGASSTQIFVKIILPAIFPAILTGFALAFARALGEYGSVVFISGNMPMKTEIVPLLIITKLEQFNYAGAAAIAVVMLVFSFVLLFLINFWQWRTTKKYQMN
- the cysW gene encoding sulfate ABC transporter permease subunit CysW, translating into MIVQELREKNVKANSEPGLLKKWALITIALGFLGLFILVPLIAVFSEGLNKGIELYFASLTERDALSAIKLTLLTAAITIPVNTIFGVLAAWSITKFNFRGKNILITLIDIPFAVSPVIAGLVFVLLFGSQGVLGPFLEANDIKIIFAGPGIILATIFVTFPFVVRELLPIMEEQGTEEEQAAITLGASGWQMFFRVTLPNIKWGLLYGVILCNARAMGEFGAVSVVSGHIRGLTNTIPLHVEILYNEYNFTAAFAAASLLALLAILTLILKSVVEWKTKKH
- a CDS encoding CAP-associated domain-containing protein, with the protein product MFRLLRLIALLFLLYISWPFITKQLDNSDIHANFVSSLKENLKVPETISVLYDDIQQMLKQLGFQLEEMPLTQEESPETPLKKVELTTPVEQTFSIHNIELGNAKTDIEHNLGIAKRTSLNEYGVNWHAYHENYHNFFMVMYDNNDQAAGLYTNQDLLTSTNGIKIGTSSKESVRSILGEPITKVQKGMVIYQLQEESDNDLFLLDDAYVTIFYDKHENNTVTAIQIISKTMEDNKKDFYTEASPTLKEGFEYQMFDLTNAARVNHQLPILTWDDHVRETAREHSADMAEHDYFDHKNLQGQSPFDRMKEDAVAFHTAGENLAYGQLSSIFAHEGLMNSLGHRENILRQEYEYLGVGVAFNEKSQPYYTQNYYAN
- a CDS encoding RrF2 family transcriptional regulator, giving the protein MKVSSKGEYALRALLQLGNHQGNVLGIQEISEKTLVSIHYLEQILLQLKKLGYVTSKRGAKGGYMLQREPAEINIGEVIRDLEGPLSPMSCASITKYEPCALEGGCQLKPLWSMVRDTIAFVLERTTLEDLLLNRITKLEGEDIIVVKSASGSTSDGKNS
- a CDS encoding MalY/PatB family protein; translated protein: MKYNFDEIVNRRGTFSVKWDGGQLIKNMGLTERYDEDTIPLFTADMDLPVPQPLIDALHKTVDHRIFGYSVFPDEYFEAVQHWFKKRHNWEFKKEEIVYSPGTVHALNVAVRALTKPGDGVIIQRPVYPPFTSSIEANGRTVVNNALKSNEEGYYSIDFEDFEAKAKDENTKMFILCNPHNPTGRVFTKDELRKLADICAENDVLIIADEIHGDIVRRNQTFIPIAKAAPEHADKIITFTAINKTFNVAGLHCTNVIITNPELKKTFFGVMGMHLPSPFTVSALLAVYHEGEDWLEQLKEYIDGTMEWAVEFLADKMPKVKVRIPEGTYIMWMDFSGYGISPDEVHDRIYNKANVLLEDGKMFGEEGLHYQRICIPSPRPMIKEAFERIAREFADLK
- a CDS encoding sulfate/molybdate ABC transporter ATP-binding protein, with translation MGITIKDVSKAFGNFPAVNNVNLEIPTGDFVALLGPSGSGKTTLLRLIAGLEGLDTGGIFFNDKDYTYKTIKERNVGFVFQNYALFKHMTIFDNIAFGLKVRPRKTRPSKKEIADKVNELLKLVQLEQLANRYPSQLSGGQRQRIALARALAVEPEVLLLDEPFGALDAKVRQELRHWLREIHQKLNITTIFVTHDQEEALEMADTVVVMNQGKIEQIGSPEEVYQKPANAFVYSFLGRVNEFQDAEASEAVSYIRPHEIVLRKFSQGNSILSEVSHIHIIGSTVRIELRRQDTGALFEAELSIDQYQNMTPIKRGDILFAEFKNIVVFDSSSENKITHEEAKIGMRNTLKSKLI